In a single window of the Tribolium castaneum strain GA2 chromosome 8, icTriCast1.1, whole genome shotgun sequence genome:
- the mRpL34 gene encoding large ribosomal subunit protein bL34m, with protein MSFLLNSVPKFLQIQIGGLYETSIRTIMRNHFPRPNERRRILRHGWKKRMETPAGRRVLMNRILKGRWVYSH; from the exons ATGTCGTTTTTGTTGAATTCCGTTCCGAAATTCCTCCAAAT TCAAATTGGGGGACTGTATGAGACCTCAATTCGCACCATTATGCGTAACCATTTTCCCCGACCTAACGAAAGGCGGCGAATTTTACGCCACGGGTGGAAAAAACGGATGGAAACCCCCGCAGGTCGTCGTGTTTTAATGAATCGCATACTTAAGGGCAGATGGGTGTACTCACACtaa